Within Agromyces sp. Leaf222, the genomic segment CCGTGCGTCTTCGGCGGGCACACGCAGGTTCGGTGCGCCGCCCGTCACGATGCGTTCAGGCACGGGGTGGCAGGATGGTTCGGTGACCCACGAGCGCTCCCCCCTCCATGACACCACCATTCGTGGTTTCGCCTCCGACAACTACTCCGGCGTGCATCCCGAGGTGCTCGCGGCGATCGCCGCGGCCAACGGCGGACACCAGGTCGCCTACGGCGAAGACGCCTACACCGAGCGCCTGCAGCAGGTCTTCGCCCACCACTTCGGCGAGGGCGTCGAGGCCTTCCCGGTCTTCAACGGCACGGGCGCGAACGTCACCGGGCTGCAGTCGATGCTGCCGCGCTGGGGCGCCGTGATCTCGGCCAAGACCGCGCACATCAACTCCGACGAGGGCGGTGCGCCCGAGCGCGTCGGCGGCATGAAGCTGCTCACCGTCGTCGCGCCCGATGGCAAGCTCACTCCCGAGCTCATCGACGAAGAGGCCTGGGGCTGGGGCGACGAGCACCGCGCACAACCGCTCGTGGTCTCGATCACGCAGACCTCCGAGCTCGGCACGCTGTACACACCCGAAGAGGTGCGGGCCATCGCCGACCACGCGCACGACCACGGCATGCTCCTGCACATGGACGGCGCCCGGCTCTCGAACGCGGCCGCGTCGCTCGGTCTCCCGCTCCGCGCCTTCACGCGCGATGCCGGTGTCGACGTGCTGAGCTTCGGCGGCACGAAGAACGGCGCGCTCGGCGCCGAGGCGATCGTGGTGCTGAACCCCGCGGCATCCGATGGCCTGAAGTACCTGCGCAAGCTCAACATGCAACTCGCCTCGAAGATGCGCTTCGTCTCGGCGCAACTCATCGCCCTGCTCGAGGGCGACCTGTGGATCCAGAGCGCCTCGCACGCCAACGCAATGGCCCGCCGCCTGCGCGACGCCCTCGACGCCGGCATCGGCGCGGGGGAGCTGCCCGGCCTCGGGTTCAGCCAGCCCACGCAGTCGAACGGCGTGTTCGCGGTGCTGCCCGTCGGCGTCGCCGATCGCCTGCGCGATCGCGGCTTCAAGTTCTACGACTGGGATGCCGCGAAGGGCGAGGTGCGCTGGATGTGCTCGTTCGACACGAGCGAGGCCGACATCGACGCGTTCGTCGCCGGCATCCGCGAGGAGCTCGCCGCGGCGTAGCCGCCTGCACGTCGAACGGCCCGGTCGGATCCGACCGGGCCGTTCGCATTCGGATGACGGGCGCGCACGCCTCGCCTCCGGACTCGCGTCTGCCCGCCTACTCGGGCGCGAGCACCTCGGTGTCTCGGTTGAGCGAGCGCTTCTCGAAGTAGTCGCGCGACCCCGGGAACAACGCCCAGACGAACATGAGCACGACCCCCAGCACGAGGGAGCCGATGCCGATGAGGAACGCGCTGCCGACGCCCGCGAGCTGCGAGTAGCCGTAGTCGGGGTTCGCCATGTCGATCGCCGACTGCACGAACGCCCAGACCATGAACACGCCGCCGAGCAGCGGGAACACGAAGCGGTAGAACGCGTTGCGCCAGCTGTCGAAGAGGTTGCGTCGGAAGTACCAGATGCACGCGAAGCTCGCGATGCCGTAGAAGAACGCGATGGCCAGCCCGATCGAGAGCACGGAGTCGGCGAGCACGCTCGTCGAGACGAAGCTCATGCCGGCGTAGTAGACGATCGCGACGACGCCGATGAGGGTCGTCGAGAACGTCGGCGTCTTCGAGACCGCGTGCACCTTCGCGAAGCGCGGCGGCAGCGCCTTGTAGACGCCCATGGCGAAAGTGCCGCGGGCGGTCGGCAGGATCGTCGTCTGCGACGACGAGAGCGCCGAGATCGCGACGGCGATCACGAGGAACCAGCCGAGGGGGCCCATCGCCATGCCGGCGAGGGCCGAGAACACGTCGTCGGCGTGCTCCTCGTTGGCGAGACCGGTGCCGGTGTCACCGAGACCGGCGTACATCATCGCCACGACGGTGACCCCGACGTAGGTGATGAGCAGCACGAGGGTCGACAGGGTGGCTGCGCGGCCCGGGGTGCGGCGCGGATCCTTCGTCTCCTCGGTGAGCGCGAGGCAGGTGTCCCAGCCCCAGTAGATGAAGAGCGCGAGCAGGATCGCCTGCACCATGCCCGTGCCGTCGGCGAGGAACGGGTTGAACCAGTCGAGCGAGACGGGCGTCGGATCGGGGGCTGTTCCGCCGAAGAAGCCGATGAGGCATCCGACGACGAAGGCGGCCATGGCGAGGTACTGGATCGCGAGCAGCACCTGCTGCATCCGCTCGCCGATCTCGACGCCGCGGAGCGAGATCCACGTCATGGCCGCGATGATGATGCAGCCGAAGGCCGTGACGATGAACCGGTCGTCCGACAGGGAACCGTCGCCGATCAGGCCGAGCAGGTAGACCGACGCGATCTCCGCGAGATTGGCCATGACGAGCACTCCGGCGACGGCGATGCTCCACCCGGCCATCCAGCCGGTGCGCGGACCGAACGCCTTCGCGGCCCAGGTGAACACGGTGCCGCAGTCGGGCACGTCGTTGTTCAGTTCGCGATACGCGAATGCGGTGAAGAGCATCGGCACGAAGGCGAGGATGAACGCGACGGGTGCCTGCGCTCCCACCGCGATGATGACGTAGCCGAGCGTCGCCGCGAGTGAGAACAGCGGTGCGGTCGAGGCGATGCCGATGACCGTCGACCCCCACAACCCGAGCTTGCCGATCGCGAGGCCCTTCGTGGGCGTGGGATCGGTGGGGACTGCGGCGCCGGCCGTTGGAGTGGTCATCGGATACCTTCTCGCCGTCGAGGGGTGGGCGCGCATGAGGTCGGAACCGACCGACGCGGATGCTCTCATCATATACCG encodes:
- a CDS encoding APC family permease, whose protein sequence is MTTPTAGAAVPTDPTPTKGLAIGKLGLWGSTVIGIASTAPLFSLAATLGYVIIAVGAQAPVAFILAFVPMLFTAFAYRELNNDVPDCGTVFTWAAKAFGPRTGWMAGWSIAVAGVLVMANLAEIASVYLLGLIGDGSLSDDRFIVTAFGCIIIAAMTWISLRGVEIGERMQQVLLAIQYLAMAAFVVGCLIGFFGGTAPDPTPVSLDWFNPFLADGTGMVQAILLALFIYWGWDTCLALTEETKDPRRTPGRAATLSTLVLLITYVGVTVVAMMYAGLGDTGTGLANEEHADDVFSALAGMAMGPLGWFLVIAVAISALSSSQTTILPTARGTFAMGVYKALPPRFAKVHAVSKTPTFSTTLIGVVAIVYYAGMSFVSTSVLADSVLSIGLAIAFFYGIASFACIWYFRRNLFDSWRNAFYRFVFPLLGGVFMVWAFVQSAIDMANPDYGYSQLAGVGSAFLIGIGSLVLGVVLMFVWALFPGSRDYFEKRSLNRDTEVLAPE
- a CDS encoding low specificity L-threonine aldolase — its product is MRSGTGWQDGSVTHERSPLHDTTIRGFASDNYSGVHPEVLAAIAAANGGHQVAYGEDAYTERLQQVFAHHFGEGVEAFPVFNGTGANVTGLQSMLPRWGAVISAKTAHINSDEGGAPERVGGMKLLTVVAPDGKLTPELIDEEAWGWGDEHRAQPLVVSITQTSELGTLYTPEEVRAIADHAHDHGMLLHMDGARLSNAAASLGLPLRAFTRDAGVDVLSFGGTKNGALGAEAIVVLNPAASDGLKYLRKLNMQLASKMRFVSAQLIALLEGDLWIQSASHANAMARRLRDALDAGIGAGELPGLGFSQPTQSNGVFAVLPVGVADRLRDRGFKFYDWDAAKGEVRWMCSFDTSEADIDAFVAGIREELAAA